A window of Picosynechococcus sp. PCC 7003 genomic DNA:
AACCGCCATAAAAATTACCTGCTTGGGGTGTGACTTTTTCCCCATTAACGTAGCAGGCATCCATCCCTTTGGCACTAAAGCCGTAGAAATTTTCAATCTTCTGAAAGGCTGGGGTCGGTTGAAAAAACCGCCAGGCAGCAGCTTCAATGCGGCGATCGCCGACCACCACATCGTAGTATTCATAGCGACCTTTCCATTCACAGATGCCCCGTTGCGGGTTGGGCACGAGGTACTGGTGCTGGACATCGGCGGCGGGAAAATAATAGCTCGGTGGATGGCTGGTTTCGAGTACCCGTTTCCCCCCAGTGGTCTCAGCGATGGTGATCTGATTACAAACAACGACGAGATGTTTAGCCGTATCTTCTAGGCGAGCAGGACGGGGATAGTCCCAGACGGACTCTTGGTGGGGTTCGGGCTGAATCGGGATCGGTCGCATGAAAACATCTTTCCTCTCAAAGAATTATCCCGCCAAAGGCGATCGCCTTCTAGTGTGTGCTGTTTTGGCCTTGAAATTCAAGTCTGAGAAGTTTTCTGAGGAGTGCTGCCTGGAATTTTCATGCGCCATCACAAAGTTGGGGCAACTTGTCCATAGGGAATTGCCTCTTCGGCGTTAGACTGCTCCACAAAGACGCGACCGATTTCTTTGTCTACTCTTGTTACAGTGTGTTCTCTAAATGAACCCGCAAAAACCGCTTGCACTGTATCACCTGCCTCGACATCAGGGACAAGCGGTACGGGTTGACAATCTGCTTTTGCATAGACTTTCATTCTGCCCGCAAAACCAACGGTTAATATTTTTTCGCCAGCAACTTTAACGATTTGCACAGAATTCCATCTTTCGCCATCATTTGCCGCAATCATGTTGCCTTCTTGCCACGAGTCGGTGATTTTCACGAATGAATCAGGCGCGAGTGGATATTCGGTTGCACCGATGGATTTACCACTATCTTTGTCTGTTGCCGGATTGTCATAGGCCAAATCCAAATACATGACCACAGGTTCTTGGGGGTTTGCATCATCCACGACTATCGCGCGTTGCATCCCGGAGCCAGTTTGCCACCAGGTCAGGACAATGTCACCTTTTTGTGCTGTTTGTCCTTTTGGGATCGGGATAATCATCGAGTTCGGCATTTTAACCATCCCGTCAAACGTTGATTCGATTTCTGATTCAACCTCTCCTGGTGCAGACATTTTTGCGGAATAGTAAATGTAGGTTTCGTTTGTCGGGTCTTCCGCTGCTATGGCAGCCGTCCACATCTTATTTGTGGGGGTCAGCACATAGTCTCCGGCTTCGGCTGTGATGCCCACTGTCGGAAAATCGAAGGGAGTCATGCCAGGGGCGAGGGTTGCCGTTTCTTCTGTCACTTCGACTTCTGAAGTTTCAACTTGTGGCGGATTTTCGGTGTTGCTAGCTTCATTGCTGCCGCAGCTGCTTAAGGACACAAGTAGACCACCAGTTATTATGGTCGTGAAAACGATTTTTTTGAACGTCATAATCCAGAGAGTGTGATTTTTTCTAATCTATTTGCTTCTCAGATTAGGAGAGACTTACCTCAACAAAAATTAATCCTTAGAAAATGCCTCGGAAGTCTCTGTTTACGATGGTTGTTACGTAATTTTCACTGGATTTAGTACCTGCAAGACTTATGTTTACATTAAACGGTTGCGATAAAAGCCACCGCTAAACCCTTTTTAAATATCTTTTTGGTCGTAAATTCAACCCATTAGTTATCCTTGGAGACTGGAAAAAAAGCATGAGTCAATAAAATTATCTTGATGAAAAAAATAGTAGTGACCGAGTGAACTTTATGACACTTCAAATCTACACCTTTAAAGCCGCTAGTAAATCAAATTCCTTGGCTATGAGTTGGATCAGCGTAAAAGAAAAATATTTTGGGTCTAACCACGGTGACGCGATACATAATGCTCGGATTTGTGATTTATTTGAACGGGCTAGATATCCTAAGGGGGAAACCTAGGGGTGAAACAACTGCCTTGGTTGGATTGGGAACGGCAATAACGGCAATATAAATGGTCTCCAGCGGCCCTAGCCAAATCCAGTAGATCCTGGAGCATTTGAATGGTGTGGGTTATTTCGATGACGGCAGTGGCGATCGCCGGACGAACAGAAGGATTAACTTGAGGGAAAGCTGATGAAACCTGCTAACTTAAAGGGTGACACTAATCAAAAAACTAGGCATCGACGGCAACCAAAGAAAATACCTTGTTGGACAAGCTTTACGGGTTTAGCCTTGGGTGCATTCGGGGTAAGTATGCTTTTAGAAGTGGTTGCACTCTCAACATTTTTCGCTGGTATGGCAACGGCGGCCCATTCAACATCAATCTTTGTCCAGGGGGTTTTTGGTACGGGATTTGATCCCCAGGTTTGGTTCCTCCAAAGCTTGCAATGGATCGATAGTCTGGGTGCCCTAGGGGCGATCGCCTTTATGGTGCTTTATGTCGTTGCGACGGTGGCTTTTTTACCGGGGTCGATTCTGACTTTGGGAGCCGGGGTTGTTTTTGGCGTCGCCTTGGGATCAATTTATGTTTTTGTTGGGGCAACCCTAGGGGCGATCGCTGCTTTCCTGGTCGGTCGTTATCTGGCTCGGCAATGGGTCAGTAAAAAAATCGCCGATAACCCGAAATTTCGTGCCATCGACGAAGCGGTTGGCAATGAAGGCCTAAAGATTGTGCTTCTCACTCGCCTCTCGCCTGTATTTCCCTTTAATCTACTCAACTATGCCTATGGGGTCACGGGCGTTTCCCTAAAAGATTATGTCCTCGGCTCCGTGGGAATGATCCCTGGCACTGTGATGTATGTTTATATCGGTTCCTTGGCCGGAAATCTTGCGACCCTCGGCACAGAAAGCACCAGCGCCAATCCCATTGCCCAGTGGTCGATCCGTATTCTTGGTTTTGTGGCTACTGTTGCTGTGACTGTCTATGTGACCAAAATTGCGAGACAAGCCTTGAATAAAACCGTCACCAATTTGAAATGAGGCATTTTTGCCATGGCTCCTAGGGACACAGCTGATTCGCGCAAACTTGACCTTTTTCCAGTGCTCGCAAATTATCTAAAGTCGTAGTTGCAATGTTCCCCAAAGCTTCCTGGGTAAAAAAGGCTTGGTGGGCAGTGATCACCACATTGGGAAAAGACTGTAATAACTGAAACGTATCATCTTGAATCACCGTATCTGATAGATCTTCAAAAAAGAGATTTTCTTCTTCTTCGTAGACATCAGTGCCAAAATAACCCAATTGACCTGTTTTCAGCGCTTCGATGACGGCTCTGGTATCAATTAAGCCCCCCCGACTGGTGTTAATCAGCATGGCACCGGGTTTGATCTGGGCGAGAGAAGTGGCATTAATTAGGTGATAGGTGTCGGGCACTAAAGGACAGTGGAGAGAAATAATATCAGCTTGGGTGAGCAGATCCGGTAAATCTGTGTATTGGACGCCCAAATCTAAACAGACAGAATTTTCTTGGAGATCGTAGGCCAGCAAACGACAGCCAAACCCTTGCATAATTTTGGCAAAGCATTCGCCAATTTTCCCGGTGCCAATAATCCCGACTGTTTTACCGTGGAGATCAAAACCCAGGAGGCCATTGAGGGCAAAGTTATCGTCCCGGACGCGGTTGTAGGCGCGATAGAGTTTGCGGTTGAGCATCAAAATCAATCCTGCGGCATGTTCGGCTACGGCATGGGGAGAGTAGGCGGGAATACGGACAACGCTCAAGCCTAATTTACGGGCGACTTCAAGGTTGATATTGTTAAACCCAGCACAGCGTAGGGCAATATATTGAGTGCCGTTGTGGGCGAGTTGTGTGAGGACGGCTTCCCCCAAGTCATCGTTGATAAACGCACAAATGGCCGGAAAACCAGCGGCGAGGCTGACGGTATTGGGAGTGAGGCGTGGTTCGAGAAATACTAGCTCATAGTGAAAGCGTTGGTTGACTCGATTAAATGAGGTTTGATCGTAGGGTTTGCTGCTAAAGAAGGCGATTTTCATGGTGCTTTGGGGTAAGGGAGATCGTTTTTTTTGGTGATTTCTTGATAATTAGGTTTAAAATCACAAAATAAGGTCACAAAACAAACG
This region includes:
- a CDS encoding DUF427 domain-containing protein; its protein translation is MRPIPIQPEPHQESVWDYPRPARLEDTAKHLVVVCNQITIAETTGGKRVLETSHPPSYYFPAADVQHQYLVPNPQRGICEWKGRYEYYDVVVGDRRIEAAAWRFFQPTPAFQKIENFYGFSAKGMDACYVNGEKVTPQAGNFYGGWITADIVGPFKGEVGTWGW
- a CDS encoding TVP38/TMEM64 family protein is translated as MATAAHSTSIFVQGVFGTGFDPQVWFLQSLQWIDSLGALGAIAFMVLYVVATVAFLPGSILTLGAGVVFGVALGSIYVFVGATLGAIAAFLVGRYLARQWVSKKIADNPKFRAIDEAVGNEGLKIVLLTRLSPVFPFNLLNYAYGVTGVSLKDYVLGSVGMIPGTVMYVYIGSLAGNLATLGTESTSANPIAQWSIRILGFVATVAVTVYVTKIARQALNKTVTNLK
- a CDS encoding 2-hydroxyacid dehydrogenase produces the protein MKIAFFSSKPYDQTSFNRVNQRFHYELVFLEPRLTPNTVSLAAGFPAICAFINDDLGEAVLTQLAHNGTQYIALRCAGFNNINLEVARKLGLSVVRIPAYSPHAVAEHAAGLILMLNRKLYRAYNRVRDDNFALNGLLGFDLHGKTVGIIGTGKIGECFAKIMQGFGCRLLAYDLQENSVCLDLGVQYTDLPDLLTQADIISLHCPLVPDTYHLINATSLAQIKPGAMLINTSRGGLIDTRAVIEALKTGQLGYFGTDVYEEEENLFFEDLSDTVIQDDTFQLLQSFPNVVITAHQAFFTQEALGNIATTTLDNLRALEKGQVCANQLCP